The Verrucomicrobiia bacterium genome has a segment encoding these proteins:
- a CDS encoding carbohydrate porin, with product MNRMNPGRQSQEDRRSCSIDVTRAAACATMKRIETRVPVWGALAAAALLSAPLLPAAEPSNSGGFRKFLEQDYLLGDWGGLRTDLSNRGIDFEFFYAGAVPNNLDGGLKRGGVYQGALLMTLDLHSEKLLGYEGGTFHAGSLWLHGEKPFSEKYIGDLNKVNLIDFENSFRLWELWYEQQFLDGRLSLKFGQMSIDQDFIVPQYYNSLATLTLLNQTFFYPTMAFNVYDQPFFPIGHHALASTPYGTPGVRLRADPSEYFYVQAGAYDGNPDRGDSGTRVALSHDEGALLYFELGLKINQGRDASGPPGNLKLGGYYHTDDFVDMYQGSFVAFDNFVAASGIPLPPLSSGSARAHEGNYGLYVLADQTLWRETDKDDPAAQGLVGFVRASIAPEDRNLASLGLDGGLVYKGLIPTRDWDTLALAGSYMEISDDVTSAQRDINAILAGAGAPSAFEKLADYEAVIELSYKAQMTAWWTVQPSVQRVIHPGGRVLANIPDAWVFIVQTTFRF from the coding sequence ATGAACAGAATGAATCCAGGACGGCAAAGCCAGGAAGATCGGCGTTCGTGCAGCATCGACGTCACACGCGCTGCTGCCTGCGCCACCATGAAGCGCATTGAAACACGCGTTCCTGTATGGGGCGCACTCGCTGCTGCCGCATTGTTGTCGGCGCCGCTGCTGCCCGCTGCGGAACCATCGAACAGCGGCGGATTTCGGAAATTTCTCGAGCAGGATTATCTTTTGGGTGACTGGGGCGGACTGCGGACAGACCTGTCGAACCGGGGCATCGATTTCGAATTCTTTTATGCGGGTGCCGTTCCGAACAATCTCGATGGCGGGCTGAAGCGGGGAGGTGTCTACCAGGGCGCGCTTCTGATGACACTGGACCTGCATTCGGAGAAGCTGCTTGGCTACGAAGGCGGGACGTTTCACGCAGGCTCGCTCTGGCTGCACGGCGAAAAGCCTTTTTCAGAGAAATACATTGGCGACCTGAACAAGGTGAACCTGATCGATTTTGAAAACAGTTTCCGTTTGTGGGAGTTGTGGTACGAACAGCAATTCCTCGACGGCAGGCTGTCGTTGAAGTTCGGGCAGATGTCGATCGACCAGGATTTTATCGTCCCGCAATATTACAATTCCCTGGCAACGCTCACGCTGCTGAACCAGACGTTCTTTTATCCCACGATGGCGTTCAATGTTTACGATCAGCCGTTCTTCCCCATCGGGCACCACGCCCTGGCGTCAACGCCCTACGGGACACCGGGCGTGCGGTTGCGCGCCGATCCCTCCGAATACTTCTATGTGCAGGCCGGCGCTTATGATGGCAATCCCGACCGGGGCGACAGCGGAACGCGCGTGGCCCTGAGCCATGACGAGGGAGCGCTGCTCTATTTTGAACTGGGCCTGAAAATCAACCAGGGCCGCGATGCCTCCGGCCCTCCGGGAAACCTGAAGCTGGGCGGCTACTACCATACTGACGACTTCGTCGACATGTATCAGGGATCGTTTGTTGCCTTTGATAATTTCGTCGCAGCCAGCGGCATTCCGCTGCCTCCGCTGTCCAGCGGGTCAGCGCGCGCGCATGAGGGCAACTACGGGCTGTATGTCCTGGCAGATCAAACCTTGTGGCGCGAAACGGACAAGGACGATCCGGCTGCGCAGGGTTTGGTCGGATTCGTTCGCGCTTCGATCGCGCCCGAGGATCGGAATCTCGCGAGCCTCGGTCTCGACGGCGGGCTTGTCTACAAGGGCCTGATTCCAACCCGTGACTGGGATACCCTCGCCCTGGCGGGTTCTTATATGGAGATTAGCGATGACGTCACCAGCGCGCAGCGGGATATCAACGCGATTCTCGCCGGTGCGGGCGCGCCGAGTGCGTTTGAGAAACTTGCGGATTACGAGGCCGTGATTGAATTGAGCTACAAGGCGCAAATGACCGCATGGTGGACCGTGCAACCGAGCGTTCAACGCGTGATCCATCCCGGAGGGCGAGTGCTGGCGAACATTCCCGATGCGTGGGTATTCATCGTGCAGACGACGTTCCGTTTTTGA
- a CDS encoding class I SAM-dependent methyltransferase: protein MAENQSNGAVLTDPEKTVVAGHTTQGSGINARLLRVTRQTAALEFENPATLPRVSEVLQDFRIVVSDRTVYSGRAVVRNIVNTGVTAVSEVALDEKGWVDVTFSPSMLQTGELKAKFQQFVMEWQNTFRVAPEFKVMVADAESYLSELRLWLEQVELEIRSSPSADRTLLERQVVDEIAPAVIKSIDVFVDRFESLVTEMKPEDHPVHREYLRRQLHSLLLSSPFAYRAYHKPLGYAGDYEMVSMMLREPYEGSTLFAKTLNVWLLGQSPALAHRNRVVYLHRKLIEEKLRLERSGRPARVFNLGCGPAEEVQQILRNDRMNTGWQFNLLDFNEETLQSFSQALAALKGKYPNGFPVHLVKKSVQQLLKESVKAVTRRPEDRYDVVYCAGLFDYLPDPTCKRLMNIMYDMLAPGGLLMATNVTDVMNSTRPFRYSMEYMLDWYLIYRDRDAFARVAPDEAPADSVSIIAESTGVNVFMEVRKPENV, encoded by the coding sequence ATGGCTGAGAATCAAAGTAATGGCGCAGTGCTGACAGATCCCGAAAAGACAGTGGTGGCCGGGCATACCACCCAAGGTTCAGGGATCAATGCGCGCTTGCTGCGGGTCACCCGGCAAACGGCCGCTCTGGAGTTCGAAAACCCGGCGACGCTCCCGCGCGTTTCCGAGGTGCTCCAGGACTTTCGCATTGTCGTCAGCGACCGCACTGTCTACTCCGGCCGGGCTGTCGTTCGAAACATCGTCAACACCGGCGTCACTGCCGTCTCTGAAGTGGCGTTGGATGAAAAGGGCTGGGTTGATGTGACGTTCTCGCCGTCCATGCTGCAGACGGGGGAATTAAAGGCGAAATTCCAGCAGTTCGTCATGGAATGGCAAAACACGTTCCGTGTTGCGCCGGAATTCAAGGTGATGGTCGCCGATGCGGAAAGCTATCTTTCGGAACTGAGGCTCTGGCTGGAACAGGTGGAACTCGAAATTCGCTCCTCACCGTCCGCAGATCGCACGCTGCTCGAACGACAGGTGGTCGATGAGATTGCTCCCGCCGTCATCAAATCCATCGATGTTTTCGTCGATCGTTTTGAATCGCTGGTGACCGAGATGAAGCCCGAGGACCATCCTGTGCATCGAGAGTATCTTCGGCGCCAGCTTCATTCATTGCTGCTGAGTTCACCCTTTGCATACCGAGCCTACCACAAGCCTCTCGGGTATGCCGGGGATTACGAAATGGTGAGCATGATGCTGCGGGAGCCGTATGAAGGAAGCACGCTGTTTGCGAAGACACTGAATGTCTGGCTGCTGGGCCAGTCGCCCGCGCTTGCGCATCGAAATCGCGTTGTTTACCTGCATCGAAAGTTGATTGAAGAGAAGCTTCGGCTGGAACGATCTGGCCGGCCGGCACGGGTGTTCAATCTCGGCTGCGGCCCGGCTGAGGAGGTTCAACAAATCCTCAGGAACGATCGGATGAACACGGGATGGCAATTCAATCTGCTCGATTTCAACGAGGAAACGCTTCAGTCCTTCAGCCAGGCGCTCGCCGCATTGAAGGGAAAATATCCGAATGGTTTCCCGGTCCACCTCGTCAAGAAATCCGTGCAGCAGCTCCTGAAGGAATCTGTGAAGGCTGTCACGCGGCGGCCTGAGGACCGCTACGATGTTGTCTATTGCGCAGGATTGTTCGATTACCTGCCAGACCCCACATGCAAGCGGCTGATGAATATCATGTATGACATGCTTGCTCCCGGCGGGTTGCTGATGGCAACAAACGTCACGGACGTGATGAATTCGACGCGGCCATTCCGATATTCAATGGAGTACATGCTGGACTGGTATCTGATCTATCGCGATCGCGATGCTTTCGCCCGCGTCGCGCCTGATGAAGCTCCGGCGGATTCGGTGTCGATCATCGCGGAAAGCACCGGAGTGAACGTCTTTATGGAAGTGCGCAAGCCTGAGAATGTCTGA
- a CDS encoding ATP-binding protein, with product MSEPSANSAEIRRAFAEYDRQVIIQNVKVGCALGFILMPAGTLLDFFVYRTELPQFLVLRLACSLLIAVFWMVVLSPFGHRHPRMLGVLLAMFPSAFISWMIYVKDGSESLYYAGLNLVLLVIGFVLYWTLFESLIAVSLVLLMYVAACVLHGDINPIDFANNLYFLALTGVIVVTGSYVHSRWRFREFALRFELDRNRQALEESNRKLVELDQIKSRFFANISHELRTPLTLLIAPLETLLRKFNRSVDRETNEVLTTMHSNGMRLLKLINDLLDLVRMESGRMEVRSEPLEISDFVKGLASAARQVADDKRLKLQTQVEPGLGSVLADRDKLEKIVLNLVFNALKFTPSGGSVSIHAKRQDDQWLLVVADTGMGISAKNLPFIFDRFWQVDGSSKRKYQGVGIGLSLVKELAEVQGGSVSVESVEGEGTTFTVRLPYREAVALAPEVAQESAAEPDTSTVSSEEWVSNLYRRAELFPALTPLQETRKPVEIFRNGNRPKALVADDEPDMLRFLKSQLVDRFEVLEAVDGQQAIEKASQFLPEIILVDMMMPEKDGLQVCRELRERTTTQHIPIVMLTARADEETKMAALEAGASDFLPKPFSTTELHVRIHNLVESHQNQMKLSKQKQVLENTIDQLKETEMQLVQTEKLASLGRMSAGIIHEINNPLNFATTGLFTLRNKGKHLPPEQRDEYTEVLQDVEEGLKRVKTIVSDLRMFSHPNTEQLDDVEVAQVVGSALRFLSSECKDRVVVEQNIPAGQTIWANKNKLIHVITNLLQNAIDAMKGKTWENEQPTIVISGRVENGRSILCIRDNGPGIEREHLDKIFDPFFTTKDVGEGMGLGLSICYRIVQEYGGRIAVKTEPGRFCEFALEFPVKG from the coding sequence ATGTCTGAGCCCTCCGCCAATTCAGCCGAGATTCGCCGCGCCTTTGCCGAGTACGACCGGCAGGTGATCATTCAGAATGTGAAGGTGGGCTGCGCGCTGGGGTTCATCCTCATGCCCGCGGGGACCCTGCTGGATTTCTTCGTATATCGAACAGAGCTTCCGCAGTTTCTTGTTCTGCGGCTGGCGTGTTCGCTGTTGATCGCCGTGTTCTGGATGGTCGTTCTCTCCCCCTTCGGCCACAGGCATCCGCGAATGCTGGGCGTTCTGCTCGCGATGTTTCCTTCCGCCTTCATCTCGTGGATGATCTATGTGAAGGATGGTTCGGAATCGCTGTACTACGCGGGCCTCAACCTGGTGCTTCTCGTCATTGGATTCGTCCTGTATTGGACGCTTTTTGAAAGTCTCATCGCGGTTTCGCTGGTGCTGCTCATGTACGTCGCGGCCTGCGTGCTCCATGGCGACATCAATCCCATCGATTTCGCCAACAACCTGTATTTCCTGGCTTTGACGGGCGTCATCGTCGTCACCGGCAGCTACGTCCACAGCCGCTGGCGTTTCCGGGAATTCGCGTTGCGTTTTGAACTGGATCGCAACCGGCAGGCATTGGAGGAGAGCAATCGCAAGCTCGTGGAACTTGACCAGATCAAGAGCCGGTTTTTCGCGAACATCAGCCATGAACTGCGCACTCCCCTCACGCTGCTCATAGCGCCCCTCGAAACCCTGCTGCGGAAGTTCAACCGCTCCGTCGATCGCGAGACGAACGAAGTGCTCACCACGATGCATTCCAACGGCATGCGCCTGTTGAAGCTGATCAATGACCTGCTGGATCTTGTCCGCATGGAATCCGGCCGCATGGAGGTGAGGTCCGAGCCGCTGGAAATTTCCGACTTTGTGAAAGGCCTTGCCAGCGCTGCGCGGCAGGTCGCAGACGACAAGCGACTCAAGCTGCAAACGCAGGTCGAACCCGGCCTCGGCTCAGTGCTCGCAGACCGCGACAAGCTGGAGAAGATCGTTCTGAACCTGGTGTTTAACGCACTCAAGTTCACCCCTTCAGGCGGAAGCGTTTCGATCCATGCCAAACGGCAGGACGATCAATGGCTGCTGGTCGTGGCCGATACCGGCATGGGCATTTCCGCAAAGAACCTGCCCTTCATCTTTGATCGCTTCTGGCAGGTCGACGGGTCCTCCAAGCGCAAATACCAGGGTGTGGGGATCGGGCTCTCGCTGGTCAAGGAACTGGCGGAAGTGCAGGGAGGCTCGGTTTCCGTGGAAAGCGTTGAAGGGGAGGGCACAACGTTCACTGTGCGTTTGCCCTATCGCGAGGCAGTTGCGCTCGCGCCGGAAGTTGCGCAGGAATCTGCCGCCGAGCCCGACACATCCACAGTTTCCTCCGAGGAATGGGTTTCGAATCTCTATCGCCGCGCCGAGTTGTTCCCTGCTCTCACTCCGTTGCAGGAAACGCGAAAACCGGTGGAGATCTTCCGCAATGGCAATCGCCCCAAGGCCCTCGTTGCCGACGACGAGCCCGACATGCTGCGCTTCCTCAAGTCGCAGTTGGTTGACCGCTTCGAGGTGCTCGAAGCCGTTGATGGTCAGCAGGCCATTGAGAAGGCGAGCCAGTTCCTGCCAGAGATCATCCTGGTTGACATGATGATGCCGGAGAAGGACGGGCTTCAGGTCTGCCGCGAGTTGCGCGAGCGCACCACCACGCAGCACATTCCGATTGTGATGCTTACCGCGCGGGCTGATGAGGAAACGAAAATGGCGGCGTTGGAAGCAGGGGCGAGTGATTTCCTGCCAAAACCGTTTTCCACGACCGAACTGCACGTTCGCATTCACAACCTCGTCGAGTCCCATCAAAACCAGATGAAGCTCTCGAAGCAGAAGCAGGTTCTGGAGAACACGATTGACCAGTTGAAGGAAACCGAGATGCAACTTGTGCAGACGGAAAAGCTGGCGTCGCTCGGCCGCATGAGCGCTGGCATCATTCACGAGATCAACAACCCCTTGAACTTTGCGACCACAGGCCTGTTCACGTTGCGTAACAAGGGCAAACACCTGCCGCCCGAACAGCGTGACGAATACACCGAGGTGCTGCAGGACGTCGAGGAAGGCCTGAAACGCGTCAAGACGATTGTCTCGGACCTTCGCATGTTCTCGCATCCCAACACCGAGCAGCTGGATGACGTGGAAGTCGCGCAGGTGGTCGGGTCGGCGCTTCGCTTCCTTAGCAGTGAATGCAAGGATCGCGTGGTCGTTGAGCAGAACATTCCCGCGGGCCAAACGATTTGGGCGAACAAGAACAAGCTGATCCATGTGATCACGAACCTGCTGCAGAATGCCATCGATGCGATGAAGGGAAAAACGTGGGAGAATGAGCAGCCAACGATTGTGATCTCGGGGCGCGTGGAAAACGGCCGCAGCATTCTGTGCATTCGCGACAACGGCCCTGGAATCGAACGAGAGCATCTTGACAAGATTTTCGACCCGTTCTTCACGACCAAGGACGTGGGCGAAGGCATGGGCCTCGGCCTGAGCATTTGCTATCGCATCGTGCAGGAATACGGCGGACGAATTGCGGTAAAGACGGAACCTGGCAGGTTTTGCGAGTTTGCGCTGGAGTTTCCGGTCAAAGGTTGA
- a CDS encoding hybrid sensor histidine kinase/response regulator: MDSLYDYKKYAILYVDDEEKSLKYFARAFEEQFRIYTATNAQDGLKLVEEHAEEIGVLMTDQRMPGEKGVWLLEKVRVNHPRIIRILATAYADMDAAIAAVNTGSIYKYVTKPWDPVQLEQTLKRSLEFFLVQTERDQLLHEKMSVLHNMMIADRMVSLGLLAAGLSHHIRNSLVAVKTFLDLAPAKLAEEKMEISGLRNPDFWKEYYQNVQGQIEKINNLLKDLWSASEKPAFEFADQVNIREVVEAAIANLQSSFAAKNIRIINNIPADLPLIKVDKPKFHRLFDLLLKDELASLPQGSEIKITAQETNGSSKKGIQVQLSDDGPGLPKEALRLVFDPFVVRSDSPMEYGIHLMACYFIVHHHGGKIEARNENIRGTTFTIRLPLDPNLHQPAAADTDFLRKVVLNDSLWEKLLKAE; the protein is encoded by the coding sequence ATGGACAGTCTGTACGATTATAAAAAGTACGCGATCCTCTACGTCGACGACGAGGAGAAGTCGCTCAAGTACTTTGCCCGCGCGTTCGAAGAGCAGTTCCGCATCTATACGGCCACCAACGCGCAGGACGGACTCAAGCTGGTGGAGGAACACGCGGAGGAGATCGGCGTGCTCATGACCGACCAGAGGATGCCCGGCGAAAAGGGGGTGTGGCTTCTGGAGAAGGTCCGGGTCAATCATCCGCGGATCATTCGTATTCTGGCGACGGCGTATGCGGACATGGACGCAGCCATTGCGGCGGTGAACACAGGTTCGATTTACAAGTACGTCACCAAGCCATGGGATCCCGTGCAACTGGAGCAGACGCTCAAGCGAAGCCTGGAGTTCTTCCTGGTCCAGACCGAGCGCGACCAGTTGTTGCACGAAAAGATGTCCGTGCTGCACAACATGATGATCGCCGACAGGATGGTGAGCCTTGGCCTGCTCGCAGCCGGCCTGAGTCATCACATTCGCAACTCGCTCGTCGCGGTTAAGACTTTTCTCGATCTCGCCCCTGCGAAGCTGGCGGAGGAGAAGATGGAGATCAGCGGCTTGCGCAACCCGGATTTCTGGAAGGAATATTACCAGAACGTCCAGGGCCAGATTGAAAAGATCAACAACTTGCTGAAGGACCTGTGGAGCGCTTCCGAAAAGCCGGCGTTCGAGTTCGCCGACCAGGTGAATATCCGCGAGGTCGTCGAGGCGGCCATCGCCAACCTTCAATCCAGTTTCGCGGCAAAGAACATTCGCATCATCAACAACATTCCCGCGGACCTTCCGTTGATCAAAGTCGACAAGCCCAAGTTCCACCGTTTGTTCGACCTGTTGCTGAAGGATGAACTCGCAAGCCTTCCGCAGGGCAGCGAGATCAAAATCACGGCGCAGGAAACGAACGGCTCAAGCAAGAAAGGGATCCAGGTTCAGCTTTCGGACGACGGTCCGGGCCTGCCAAAGGAAGCGTTGCGTCTCGTGTTCGACCCATTTGTGGTTCGCAGCGACAGCCCGATGGAGTACGGCATCCACCTGATGGCATGCTATTTCATCGTGCATCATCACGGCGGCAAGATTGAAGCGCGGAACGAAAATATCCGGGGCACGACGTTCACGATCCGCCTGCCCCTCGATCCCAATCTCCACCAACCCGCCGCCGCGGACACGGACTTCCTGCGCAAGGTCGTTCTGAACGACAGCCTTTGGGAGAAGCTTCTAAAGGCCGAATAG
- the mnmA gene encoding tRNA 2-thiouridine(34) synthase MnmA has product MIQTKTRVVVGMSGGVDSSATAALLLDQGYDVVGITLKLWPQDCVNRAEDKCCGPQAVTDARAVCHKLGIPYYLIDEAAEFQNRVIKYFADEYKAGRTPNPCVMCNQNLKFGRLIERADQLGAQYIATGHFARLDRRDDGRVLLRRGRDLRKDQSYFLFSLRQEQLARAIFPLGEKTKSDTRDVARHCQLKTADKEESMEICFVPDKDYGKFLRDSKLVANHRGDIVNLQGQVLGQHEGIEFYTIGQRKGLGLTSPRPLYVVELDAESNRVVVGDETALDQDAFVVERCNWIPFERLQGPIEATAKIRYNHPGAAATVVPLDGDRAEVKLHSPQRAITPGQAAVFYQEDLVVGGGWIRRGA; this is encoded by the coding sequence GTGATCCAGACCAAAACACGTGTTGTCGTCGGAATGAGCGGTGGAGTTGATTCCTCCGCGACCGCTGCCCTGTTGCTCGATCAGGGCTATGATGTCGTCGGCATCACCTTGAAGCTGTGGCCGCAGGACTGCGTCAACCGTGCCGAGGACAAATGCTGCGGACCGCAGGCGGTCACCGACGCGCGGGCGGTCTGCCACAAGCTGGGAATTCCGTATTATCTCATCGACGAAGCCGCGGAGTTCCAGAATCGCGTGATCAAGTATTTTGCCGACGAATACAAGGCCGGGCGCACGCCGAATCCTTGTGTGATGTGCAACCAGAATCTCAAGTTCGGGAGGCTGATCGAGCGGGCGGACCAATTGGGCGCGCAGTATATTGCGACCGGCCATTTTGCGCGGCTCGATCGGCGGGACGACGGGCGGGTGCTGCTGCGGCGCGGACGCGACCTGCGCAAGGACCAGAGCTACTTCCTGTTTTCGCTTCGGCAGGAACAGCTGGCGCGGGCCATCTTCCCGTTGGGCGAAAAGACGAAGAGCGATACCCGCGATGTTGCGCGTCATTGCCAGCTCAAGACAGCTGACAAGGAGGAGAGCATGGAGATTTGTTTCGTGCCCGATAAGGATTACGGCAAGTTTCTCCGCGATTCCAAGCTCGTGGCCAATCATCGTGGCGACATCGTGAACCTTCAGGGTCAGGTGCTCGGGCAGCACGAAGGCATTGAGTTTTACACGATCGGCCAGCGCAAGGGACTTGGCCTCACGTCACCCAGGCCCCTTTACGTGGTCGAGTTGGACGCAGAGAGCAATCGCGTGGTGGTCGGCGACGAGACAGCATTGGACCAGGACGCGTTTGTTGTGGAGCGCTGCAACTGGATCCCGTTTGAAAGACTGCAAGGGCCAATCGAGGCCACCGCAAAGATTCGCTACAATCATCCTGGTGCTGCTGCGACGGTCGTGCCTCTTGATGGCGATCGTGCCGAGGTGAAGCTTCACTCGCCGCAGCGCGCCATCACACCCGGGCAGGCTGCGGTGTTTTATCAGGAAGACCTTGTTGTGGGCGGCGGCTGGATCAGACGGGGGGCGTAG
- a CDS encoding DEAD/DEAH box helicase: MKLFSELGLSAEILKAVDKLGFEQASPIQAEAIPVLMQGRDVVGQSQTGSGKTAAFGIPAVEKVQPGDKAVQALILCPTRELAVQVSEEIHKLAAFKRGIHALPIYGGQSYDRQFYGLRQGAQIVIGTPGRIMDHMRRGTLRFDSLKMVILDEVDVMLNMGFRDDIELILQSTPKERQTVFFSATIPKPIQQLIEKYSRDPQSIRMEQKAMTVPTVEQVFYEVDRRYKLELLTRLIDIHDLKLGIVFCNTKRMVDDLVDHLNAQGYSADRLHGDMTQAMRDRVMNKFRKSGLEFLVATDVAARGIDVDDVEVVFNYDLPYDAEDYVHRIGRTGRAGRSGRAVSFASGREVFQIRNIERFTNMKIQRGRIPTVTEVEEARANVFLEKVRATLRGEDYKRHERLVEVLLEEGFVSTDIASALMHLLQSGEAAPAKAVQEEYQRPQDDQRAGPRDRGNDRGGRNERGERGDRGDRGIRDDRRGRFDRRDERSADAAPVHLRGEIPLDRSGGPMRHAHLQRDQMARKAEPMSRPVKAAQPPRDPKHQPVAPAASPAPLKAAAPATPVEKTYSDREILESVREPEVRKERSPQPQASGKPEKKASRATPAHQTRLWINLGEAQEIKPLDIVNAVSGETGLPGKVVGTVDVRERHLFVDVDSEHTNSIIAKLNRASIKGHKVKAKVA, translated from the coding sequence ATGAAACTTTTTTCCGAACTCGGGCTCTCAGCCGAGATCTTGAAGGCAGTCGATAAACTCGGCTTTGAACAGGCTTCACCCATCCAGGCGGAAGCGATTCCCGTGCTCATGCAGGGGCGCGACGTCGTCGGGCAATCCCAGACGGGATCCGGGAAAACGGCCGCGTTTGGCATTCCAGCCGTCGAGAAGGTCCAGCCCGGCGATAAAGCCGTGCAAGCCCTGATTCTTTGTCCCACCCGCGAACTGGCTGTGCAGGTGTCCGAGGAGATTCACAAACTCGCCGCCTTCAAACGCGGCATCCACGCGCTGCCCATCTACGGTGGCCAGTCGTATGACCGCCAGTTCTACGGCCTGAGGCAGGGCGCCCAGATTGTGATCGGCACTCCCGGCCGCATCATGGATCACATGCGCCGCGGCACGCTCCGCTTTGACAGTTTGAAGATGGTCATCCTCGATGAAGTCGATGTCATGCTGAACATGGGTTTCCGCGATGACATCGAATTGATCCTGCAATCCACGCCCAAGGAGCGGCAGACGGTTTTCTTCTCGGCGACGATTCCCAAGCCGATCCAGCAGCTGATTGAAAAGTATTCGCGCGACCCGCAGAGCATCCGCATGGAACAGAAGGCGATGACTGTTCCGACCGTGGAGCAGGTTTTCTACGAGGTGGACCGCCGCTACAAACTCGAGTTGCTGACGCGGTTGATTGACATCCATGACCTCAAGCTCGGGATCGTTTTCTGCAACACCAAACGGATGGTGGACGACCTGGTCGACCACTTGAACGCGCAGGGGTATTCGGCGGATCGGCTGCACGGCGACATGACGCAGGCAATGCGGGATCGCGTCATGAACAAGTTCCGCAAGTCGGGATTGGAATTCCTGGTGGCCACGGACGTCGCGGCGCGCGGCATTGATGTAGACGACGTGGAAGTGGTGTTCAACTACGACCTGCCGTACGACGCGGAAGATTATGTGCATCGGATTGGCAGAACGGGACGCGCTGGCCGCAGTGGCCGTGCCGTGTCGTTCGCATCGGGGCGCGAGGTTTTCCAGATTCGAAATATCGAGCGCTTCACGAACATGAAGATACAGCGCGGGCGCATTCCGACGGTGACTGAAGTCGAGGAAGCGCGCGCGAATGTTTTCCTTGAGAAAGTGCGCGCCACATTGCGCGGCGAGGATTACAAGCGGCACGAAAGGCTTGTTGAAGTGCTGCTCGAGGAAGGTTTTGTCTCCACAGACATTGCGTCCGCCCTCATGCATCTCTTGCAAAGCGGTGAAGCGGCTCCCGCGAAGGCGGTTCAGGAGGAATATCAACGGCCACAGGATGATCAACGCGCAGGGCCGAGGGATCGAGGCAACGATCGTGGCGGCCGAAACGAACGCGGGGAGCGGGGGGATCGCGGCGACCGGGGGATTCGCGATGACCGGCGGGGACGGTTTGATCGGCGGGACGAGCGTTCAGCCGATGCCGCGCCGGTCCATTTGCGAGGCGAAATACCTCTGGATCGGAGTGGCGGGCCCATGAGGCACGCACATCTTCAACGGGACCAAATGGCCCGCAAGGCCGAGCCTATGTCGCGCCCCGTCAAAGCCGCGCAGCCTCCGCGCGACCCGAAACATCAACCGGTTGCGCCCGCTGCGAGCCCAGCACCGCTAAAGGCCGCAGCACCCGCGACGCCTGTGGAGAAGACCTACTCAGACAGGGAAATCCTTGAATCGGTCCGGGAACCCGAGGTGCGCAAGGAACGCTCCCCGCAGCCTCAGGCCTCCGGAAAGCCGGAAAAGAAGGCAAGCCGCGCTACACCCGCGCATCAAACGCGGCTCTGGATCAACCTCGGAGAAGCGCAGGAAATCAAGCCGCTGGACATCGTCAACGCCGTTTCAGGCGAAACAGGTTTGCCCGGGAAGGTGGTTGGCACCGTTGATGTGCGGGAGCGCCATCTGTTTGTGGATGTCGATTCCGAACACACAAACAGCATCATCGCAAAGTTGAATCGCGCTTCAATCAAGGGTCACAAGGTCAAGGCGAAGGTGGCATGA